The following proteins come from a genomic window of Candidatus Francisella endociliophora:
- a CDS encoding MFS transporter has product MNFLKPAKALPLLAKEQIQKKYPHWRLRMFLVAYIGYFTYYFGRSSFDVSKQYITTLNPDQLGLIGAGLGVAYGFSKFLMGNISDRSNAKIFLAIGLFITGLINLLLPSLLSMGVLIMFIAMFINGWVQGMGWPACARIMTHWFCVNERGTKMGIWNTAHNVGAGFLAIAVVPIGLFLFHDNWHGLFYVAGAMCIVIAILTLIFGADTPQSVGLPAIEVYKGYATADEYHEKEFSAKEIFFKYVLNNKWVWMIATANAFVYCARYGMLSWSTYYLVQVKHMSATTGLLGFALFELPAIPGTIIIGWLTDKYFGSKRAPMSVICMALFVVALIIYFHSNTGWVLLLSLSAMGILIYGPVALIGILALDLVPKKAGGTAAGFVGLFGYLFGTVGAQAVIGIIATYFGWNAVFVFLLSSCIIATILLAICWNLKNTNVYN; this is encoded by the coding sequence ATGAACTTTCTAAAACCAGCAAAAGCACTACCATTACTTGCAAAAGAACAGATACAAAAAAAATACCCGCATTGGCGACTACGAATGTTTTTGGTCGCTTATATTGGCTATTTTACTTATTACTTTGGTAGAAGTAGTTTTGATGTTTCAAAACAATATATAACAACTCTTAATCCAGATCAGTTAGGGTTAATTGGTGCAGGTCTTGGTGTAGCTTATGGTTTTAGTAAGTTCCTAATGGGAAATATCTCTGATAGAAGTAATGCTAAAATATTTCTAGCTATAGGGCTATTTATAACAGGATTAATAAACTTATTATTACCAAGCTTATTATCTATGGGCGTGCTAATAATGTTTATAGCTATGTTTATTAATGGCTGGGTTCAAGGTATGGGCTGGCCTGCTTGTGCACGTATTATGACACATTGGTTTTGTGTCAATGAGCGCGGTACTAAGATGGGAATTTGGAATACCGCTCATAATGTGGGTGCTGGATTCCTAGCTATTGCGGTTGTTCCTATTGGATTGTTTTTATTTCACGATAATTGGCATGGTCTTTTTTATGTTGCTGGAGCAATGTGTATAGTTATAGCTATCCTAACATTGATCTTTGGAGCAGATACACCACAATCAGTTGGTTTGCCAGCAATAGAGGTTTATAAAGGATATGCAACTGCCGATGAGTATCATGAGAAAGAGTTTTCTGCAAAAGAAATATTCTTTAAGTATGTACTAAATAATAAATGGGTTTGGATGATTGCTACGGCAAATGCTTTTGTTTATTGTGCTAGATATGGAATGTTAAGCTGGTCTACATACTACTTAGTACAGGTCAAACACATGTCTGCTACTACGGGGCTTCTTGGTTTTGCTTTATTTGAGCTACCAGCTATCCCAGGTACTATAATTATAGGTTGGCTAACAGATAAATACTTCGGCAGCAAAAGAGCTCCTATGAGTGTAATCTGTATGGCTCTTTTTGTTGTTGCTCTGATCATATATTTTCATAGTAATACTGGATGGGTATTGTTATTGTCACTATCTGCTATGGGGATTCTTATTTATGGTCCAGTAGCTTTGATTGGAATATTAGCATTAGATCTAGTTCCTAAAAAAGCAGGCGGCACAGCTGCTGGCTTTGTTGGATTATTTGGTTATTTATTTGGTACAGTTGGAGCACAAGCAGTTATCGGAATTATTGCAACATATTTTGGTTGGAATGCCGTGTTTGTATTTCTTCTAAGCTCATGTATTATTGCAACTATACTACTTGCAATATGTTGGAACCTCAAAAATACAAATGTCTATAACTAA
- a CDS encoding SulP family inorganic anion transporter — protein MLNYKENFVGKNIKADVLSGFVVAVALIPEAIGFSVIAGVSPTVGLYTAFILGLITALIGGKPGMISGATGAVAVVLVGLGIQVKQSLSPEMLHSLTASGELSSYILQYILLCAIMAGVIQICIGLLRLGKLIRLVPQPAMYGFVNGLAIVIALAQIPLFKGEGVTMYALVGFTMLIVYFLPKFTDKVPSGLVAIITITAIVVIFKVDTKNVGDLADISGAFPSFAIPHIHLTIESFLVVLPYAVIVALVGLIESLLTLSVLDEMDNKRGSGNQECIAQGVGNITCGFFGGMAGCTMIGQSIINFTNGGRGRLSSLTAALLLISFVVALSGYISYIPVAVLAGIMFMVCINTFEWESMNRIRYMPNSDKFVLVAVTAITVYSDLAIAVISGVIISALVFAWKSSQVHARTHREDENTKVYEFFGPLFFGSTNSFKSLFDSKFDPDNVVLDFANSRVMDISGAEAIDDITKKYLDLGKKVILKHLSEDCRKVLKNAGPYCVFEEIDPTYKVARDA, from the coding sequence TTGTTAAACTACAAAGAAAACTTTGTTGGAAAAAATATCAAAGCTGATGTTCTATCAGGTTTTGTCGTTGCAGTAGCACTTATTCCTGAAGCTATTGGCTTTTCAGTTATTGCTGGAGTATCGCCCACAGTTGGTTTATATACAGCATTTATACTTGGTTTAATCACAGCTTTGATTGGTGGTAAACCAGGTATGATTTCAGGAGCGACAGGTGCCGTAGCAGTTGTTTTGGTTGGGCTTGGAATACAGGTCAAACAGTCTCTCTCTCCAGAGATGCTTCACTCGTTAACTGCTTCAGGCGAGTTAAGTAGCTATATTCTGCAGTATATATTGTTATGTGCGATTATGGCTGGTGTGATACAAATTTGTATTGGACTTCTTCGCTTAGGTAAGTTAATCAGATTAGTTCCGCAACCAGCGATGTATGGGTTTGTAAATGGTCTTGCGATAGTGATTGCATTGGCACAAATTCCTTTGTTTAAAGGAGAAGGTGTGACAATGTATGCACTTGTTGGGTTTACAATGCTAATTGTTTACTTTTTGCCTAAGTTTACAGATAAAGTACCGTCTGGTTTAGTTGCTATTATAACTATTACAGCAATTGTGGTAATTTTCAAAGTTGATACAAAGAATGTTGGTGATTTAGCTGATATTTCAGGAGCTTTCCCAAGTTTTGCAATACCTCACATACATCTAACTATAGAGTCTTTTCTTGTTGTATTACCGTATGCTGTGATTGTTGCATTAGTTGGTTTAATTGAGTCATTACTTACACTATCTGTTCTTGATGAGATGGATAATAAGCGTGGTAGTGGTAATCAAGAATGTATAGCTCAAGGTGTTGGTAATATTACTTGTGGCTTCTTTGGTGGTATGGCAGGGTGTACTATGATTGGTCAGTCTATCATCAACTTCACAAATGGCGGTAGAGGTAGATTGTCATCACTTACGGCAGCTCTTTTATTAATATCTTTTGTTGTAGCATTATCTGGGTATATTTCGTATATTCCAGTTGCGGTGCTTGCAGGTATTATGTTTATGGTGTGTATCAATACTTTTGAGTGGGAAAGTATGAATCGTATCCGCTATATGCCTAACTCTGATAAGTTTGTACTTGTTGCTGTAACTGCTATTACTGTTTATTCTGACTTAGCAATTGCTGTGATCTCTGGTGTGATAATTTCAGCTTTAGTATTTGCATGGAAGAGCTCTCAAGTACACGCTAGAACTCATAGAGAAGATGAGAATACTAAAGTTTATGAATTTTTTGGACCATTATTCTTTGGGTCAACAAACTCTTTTAAGAGCCTATTTGATAGTAAGTTTGATCCTGATAATGTGGTTTTAGATTTTGCTAATTCTAGAGTTATGGATATATCAGGAGCTGAGGCTATTGATGATATTACTAAAAAATATTTAGATTTAGGTAAAAAGGTAATACTCAAACATCTAAGTGAAGATTGTCGTAAAGTATTAAAAAATGCTGGACCATACTGTGTGTTTGAGGAAATTGATCCAACTTATAAAGTAGCGAGGGATGCTTAA
- a CDS encoding RidA family protein, whose protein sequence is MEKVKINTTNAPQAIGSYEQAIKVGNMVYTSGQIGLKADGTMAGECIKEQTTQVMQNLKAVLEAADSGLDKVVKATIFIKDMAEFKVIDEVYNGFFDGNYPARSCVEVSRLPRNVRIEIEAIAIAN, encoded by the coding sequence ATGGAAAAAGTAAAGATTAATACAACAAATGCACCACAAGCAATAGGCTCTTATGAACAAGCTATAAAAGTAGGTAATATGGTTTATACCTCTGGTCAAATAGGCTTAAAAGCTGACGGTACAATGGCTGGAGAATGTATTAAAGAACAAACTACTCAAGTTATGCAAAATTTAAAAGCAGTTTTAGAAGCCGCTGACTCAGGTTTGGATAAAGTAGTTAAGGCGACTATTTTTATCAAAGATATGGCTGAGTTTAAAGTTATCGATGAAGTATATAATGGCTTTTTTGATGGAAACTATCCAGCTCGTTCATGTGTTGAAGTTTCTAGATTACCAAGAAATGTACGTATTGAAATAGAGGCTATAGCTATAGCTAATTAA
- a CDS encoding MAPEG family protein, which yields MTKQQKGVFYGLSIGIILSVAIIFVGSMCDFFHLSNVDNKLSIAFKALLAPGICLMVAIARLAKHRFFSAEDINGSGLTQGTQKAKVLQALIQNTLEQLVIAFVAYSSWSIIMPSLTMSTIFFAGIVFVIGRILFFTNYNKGAGARALGFTLTFYPSVIMIIVALIYLIV from the coding sequence ATGACAAAACAACAAAAAGGTGTATTCTATGGATTATCCATAGGAATTATTTTATCAGTTGCTATTATTTTCGTTGGGTCTATGTGCGATTTTTTTCATCTTAGCAATGTTGATAACAAACTCTCAATAGCCTTCAAAGCTTTACTTGCTCCTGGTATATGCTTAATGGTTGCAATTGCCAGATTAGCAAAACACCGTTTCTTTAGTGCTGAAGATATAAATGGTAGTGGACTCACTCAGGGAACACAAAAAGCTAAAGTGCTACAAGCATTAATACAAAATACATTAGAGCAGCTAGTTATTGCTTTTGTAGCATATTCTTCATGGTCTATAATAATGCCTTCACTAACCATGTCGACTATATTTTTTGCTGGGATTGTATTTGTCATTGGTAGGATACTATTTTTCACGAATTATAATAAAGGTGCTGGAGCTAGAGCACTAGGTTTCACTCTGACATTTTATCCCTCTGTAATTATGATAATAGTAGCTTTGATATATCTTATTGTATAA
- a CDS encoding SGNH/GDSL hydrolase family protein codes for MKNKKKLISLIILIFLAVVGVASYSSKRVDGIAGKKIANIVVFGDSLSDNGNTYKKSLEMLPDHETWYDGRFSNSKVWVEYLCQYSNDKSCKLIDNAYGGAYSKDGYQKFDINGKTVFKVVTNFLQQVENFTATNKKYNPATTLYVMDIGGNDIMDLKDDYKNIANNIKKAIDLLVKKDKAQHFIILNLPDFSKAPRYFKSSDFKRKKVHEKVVNINKQIFGVAYSFKKQGIDIKVINFYGLLNNLLDKKKYIKDKSCLEIPIKTDKLNFLISYDKRKSCKKNESKYIFHDNLHPTNMVHKKLAKLASMSF; via the coding sequence ATGAAAAATAAAAAAAAGCTTATTAGCTTAATTATACTAATTTTTTTAGCCGTGGTGGGGGTAGCATCATACTCTTCAAAAAGAGTCGATGGTATTGCTGGCAAAAAAATAGCTAATATAGTAGTTTTTGGAGACAGCCTTAGTGACAATGGCAACACCTATAAGAAATCTTTAGAGATGCTCCCTGACCATGAAACTTGGTATGATGGACGTTTTTCTAATTCAAAAGTATGGGTAGAGTATTTGTGTCAATACAGCAATGATAAAAGCTGTAAATTAATCGATAATGCTTATGGTGGAGCCTATAGTAAAGATGGCTATCAAAAATTTGATATTAATGGCAAAACAGTCTTTAAAGTAGTTACTAACTTCTTACAGCAAGTCGAAAATTTCACAGCTACTAACAAAAAATACAATCCAGCTACGACCCTTTATGTGATGGATATAGGTGGGAATGATATTATGGACCTAAAAGATGATTATAAAAATATTGCTAATAATATCAAAAAAGCGATTGATCTCCTTGTTAAGAAAGATAAGGCTCAGCATTTCATTATCTTAAATTTGCCAGATTTTAGTAAAGCTCCTAGATATTTTAAATCTAGTGATTTTAAGAGAAAGAAAGTTCATGAAAAGGTAGTCAATATTAATAAGCAGATATTTGGAGTTGCTTATTCTTTTAAAAAGCAAGGAATTGATATAAAAGTAATCAACTTTTATGGATTATTAAATAATCTCTTAGATAAGAAGAAATATATCAAAGATAAGTCGTGCTTAGAAATACCTATCAAAACTGATAAGTTAAATTTTTTAATCTCTTATGACAAAAGAAAGTCATGCAAGAAAAATGAAAGTAAATATATATTTCATGATAACCTGCATCCAACAAATATGGTACATAAGAAGCTTGCTAAGTTAGCAAGTATGAGTTTTTAG
- the cydC gene encoding heme ABC transporter ATP-binding protein/permease CydC: MRNLIPFIKLFKNQTQWMLLGTLLAWSAILMGIGLMSLSGWFISFTGYLATTTYAVASSFNYFYPAAGVRSFSLGRIVTRYGERVLTHQATFKILTDIRVWFYKKLEPLAPSHLYKYKSGDLLTRLINDIGALDNLYIRILSPTVVFVLASITIALLFCFFSFTLAILTFVALLFIGFVIPLISSLLAMKKTHELNTTSAELKTNITEHVNSLAELKIFDLEGKHFENIRAQNSTLLKQEEKISIISGFGSALMTLALGLTIVMVTAFAVKLTQNGNINGAFIALIFLAIMAMFESIMPLPLAYQYLGKTLSASKRILNITNAKPDVEYPAESQAKPDNFAIKFDNINFGYDTEHQILKDFSLDIQQNEKIALFAPTGSGKSTIINLLARFWDVNSGEITIGNNNIKEFDENQLRNLMAIINQAPHIFNTTIRENLLLAKTDATDEELLLALEKVELKDHVESLPKGLDTWTGELGRQLSGGQQKRLALARAFLQDKPILILDEPTEGLDKETERLVFENLVELIQNKTVIFITHNAKLLEKFDRVIRF, from the coding sequence ATGAGAAATTTGATACCTTTTATAAAACTCTTTAAAAACCAAACTCAATGGATGCTTTTAGGTACGCTACTTGCATGGTCTGCAATACTTATGGGTATTGGACTTATGTCATTATCTGGTTGGTTTATTTCATTTACAGGATATTTAGCAACGACAACTTATGCTGTTGCGAGTTCATTTAACTATTTTTACCCTGCTGCTGGCGTTAGATCTTTTTCACTTGGTAGAATTGTAACTAGATATGGCGAGAGGGTTTTAACTCACCAAGCTACTTTTAAGATTCTTACAGACATTCGTGTTTGGTTCTACAAAAAGCTTGAACCTCTTGCTCCATCTCACTTATACAAATATAAAAGTGGTGATTTACTTACACGCCTAATCAATGATATTGGTGCTTTAGATAACTTATATATCCGTATACTTTCTCCAACCGTTGTATTTGTTTTAGCAAGTATCACTATAGCTCTATTATTTTGCTTTTTCAGCTTTACTCTAGCTATTTTGACATTTGTTGCTTTGCTATTTATCGGTTTTGTAATACCTCTAATTAGTAGCTTATTAGCAATGAAAAAGACTCATGAACTAAATACGACAAGTGCTGAGCTAAAGACAAATATTACCGAGCATGTAAACTCACTTGCTGAGCTGAAAATATTTGATTTAGAAGGAAAACATTTCGAAAATATTAGAGCTCAAAACTCTACGCTTTTGAAACAAGAAGAAAAAATAAGTATTATAAGTGGTTTTGGTAGTGCTTTAATGACTTTAGCTCTTGGCTTAACTATCGTTATGGTTACAGCTTTCGCAGTTAAACTTACGCAAAATGGTAATATTAATGGTGCTTTTATTGCGTTAATATTCTTAGCAATTATGGCGATGTTTGAATCAATTATGCCATTACCTTTAGCATATCAATATTTAGGTAAAACACTCTCTGCATCTAAACGTATTTTGAATATTACAAATGCAAAGCCAGATGTTGAATATCCTGCAGAATCACAAGCTAAGCCTGACAACTTCGCAATCAAGTTTGATAATATAAACTTTGGTTATGATACTGAGCATCAAATACTTAAAGACTTCTCTTTAGATATACAACAGAATGAAAAAATCGCTCTATTTGCACCTACAGGTAGTGGTAAATCTACGATTATTAACCTACTTGCTAGATTCTGGGATGTAAATTCTGGAGAGATTACTATTGGTAATAACAACATTAAAGAGTTTGATGAAAACCAGCTTAGAAATTTAATGGCTATAATCAACCAAGCTCCACACATTTTTAATACAACAATTAGAGAAAATTTGCTACTTGCAAAGACTGATGCTACTGATGAAGAATTGCTTTTAGCTTTAGAAAAAGTTGAGCTAAAAGATCATGTTGAATCTTTACCAAAAGGCCTAGATACTTGGACTGGTGAGCTTGGTAGACAATTATCTGGTGGTCAACAAAAACGCCTAGCTTTAGCACGTGCATTCCTACAAGATAAGCCTATACTTATCCTAGATGAACCAACCGAAGGACTTGATAAAGAAACTGAAAGATTAGTTTTTGAAAATTTAGTTGAGCTTATACAAAATAAAACTGTAATTTTCATTACTCATAATGCTAAGCTTTTGGAAAAGTTTGATAGAGTTATTAGGTTTTAG
- the cydD gene encoding heme ABC transporter permease/ATP-binding protein CydD, with product MLSDASKEDKKIARKWLKDIASPAKKWIKLTVMIAFISGLLLIGQLYLLAHISYDAYLQNSTLAQLSTYFIMIIVIVVIRAGLSWLREIISYKTATIVKKQIREDILTHINNLGPVQLNKTSQANLISSTMEQVEGLTNFLTKFLPQVTLSGLVPLAILVFIFPQSIVCGVLLLICAPLIPLFMIIVGLGAESESQKHFKTLARMSTTFLDTLKGLTTLKFFNKSKSHSEKIYEASDEFRIRTMKVLKIAFLSSAVLELFSAASIALVAIYLGMGFINTGADNNIWWSFHNITLQGGLFILLLAPEFFMPLRELSTHYHAKAEAVGAALEIAKIFEMQPSHNERNTVFNDKINNIKLQNLVVKYDDKTAIDNISLEINNNEKIAIVGASGAGKTTLINTLLGFIDYQGNILINNDTELKNLEEKSWLKNISWLGQNSSLFKGSIKDNLLLANANATDEQINQALQDADLKDFIDSLSNGLDTQVGEQNTGVSGGQAQRLALARAYLKPHDILILDEPTASLDKSSEDKIVNSLISNWENKTVLMLTHKLSFLECVDKIVVLADGKIAEIGTFKELVDNQSSEFYRFYKNEVTA from the coding sequence ATGCTATCCGATGCCTCTAAGGAAGACAAAAAAATCGCACGAAAATGGCTTAAAGATATAGCAAGTCCAGCAAAGAAATGGATCAAGCTAACTGTTATGATTGCTTTTATAAGTGGTTTATTGCTTATTGGCCAACTATATTTGCTTGCTCATATCTCTTATGATGCTTATTTACAAAACTCTACCCTAGCTCAACTTAGTACTTATTTCATTATGATAATTGTTATCGTAGTAATTAGGGCTGGACTAAGCTGGCTTAGAGAGATTATTAGTTATAAGACTGCAACTATTGTCAAAAAACAAATCCGTGAAGATATACTTACTCATATAAATAATCTTGGTCCAGTTCAGCTAAACAAAACTTCTCAAGCAAACTTAATATCAAGTACTATGGAACAAGTTGAAGGCTTAACTAATTTTCTAACAAAATTCCTTCCACAAGTGACTCTTTCTGGACTAGTTCCATTAGCGATATTGGTATTTATATTTCCTCAAAGTATTGTATGTGGTGTACTTTTATTAATTTGTGCACCATTAATTCCACTATTTATGATAATAGTTGGTTTAGGTGCAGAATCAGAAAGCCAAAAGCATTTCAAAACGCTTGCAAGAATGAGCACAACATTTTTGGACACTCTAAAAGGTTTAACTACTCTTAAATTCTTCAATAAAAGTAAATCTCATAGCGAAAAAATTTATGAGGCTTCTGATGAATTTAGAATCCGTACGATGAAAGTGCTTAAAATTGCATTTCTATCTTCTGCTGTTTTAGAGCTGTTCTCAGCTGCATCAATCGCACTAGTCGCAATATATCTAGGTATGGGCTTTATAAATACTGGTGCAGATAATAATATTTGGTGGTCATTCCACAATATTACTCTTCAAGGTGGTTTATTTATATTACTACTTGCTCCTGAATTTTTTATGCCACTTAGAGAACTTAGTACACATTATCATGCGAAAGCCGAGGCTGTTGGTGCTGCTCTAGAGATTGCAAAAATCTTTGAAATGCAACCATCTCATAATGAAAGAAATACAGTATTTAATGACAAGATAAATAATATCAAGCTACAAAATTTAGTAGTTAAATACGATGATAAAACTGCTATTGATAATATTAGCCTTGAGATAAATAATAATGAAAAAATAGCTATTGTTGGTGCTAGTGGTGCTGGTAAAACTACATTGATAAATACACTACTTGGTTTTATTGATTATCAAGGAAATATCCTAATCAATAATGATACAGAGCTTAAAAATTTAGAAGAAAAATCTTGGCTAAAAAATATCTCATGGCTTGGACAAAACTCTTCATTATTTAAAGGTTCAATCAAAGACAATCTATTACTGGCAAATGCTAATGCTACAGACGAGCAAATTAACCAAGCTTTGCAAGATGCTGATTTAAAAGATTTTATAGACTCTCTATCAAATGGCTTAGATACTCAAGTTGGTGAGCAAAATACTGGTGTGTCTGGTGGCCAAGCTCAAAGACTTGCTTTAGCTAGAGCATATCTAAAACCTCATGATATTTTGATACTTGATGAGCCAACAGCAAGTCTTGATAAATCTAGTGAAGATAAAATTGTGAACTCACTAATTTCAAATTGGGAAAACAAAACTGTATTAATGCTAACTCATAAATTAAGCTTCTTAGAATGTGTTGATAAAATAGTCGTTTTAGCTGATGGTAAAATAGCTGAGATAGGAACATTCAAAGAGCTAGTAGATAATCAAAGTAGTGAGTTTTATCGTTTTTATAAAAATGAGGTGACAGCATGA
- a CDS encoding lipopolysaccharide biosynthesis protein, translating to MINKIRSNHILSKSLQTMIVQALGQGCAFITAILLARHLSINDYGYYIFGVTVATILAVIATMGGGGILARTWGKSDLKDIFERNKETYLVQNWYFKRGFAFVVIAIAVIIFYNYSENNDNSIENFALLFAVPFFMANIFQSFFVARRVVVVANLLQLGLRIIMLLLTVAFMFLHMRNTALLVGSMMIFMTIYTSTIWLIKTSKYSFESSKPVGSNLSFALMQWGLLLLSQVDIIILKGLSSPSSVALYGVALQLGALVSFVLNAVNSNVLSQIADDYKNCSRDEFQKKITSYTKIIFLLSIIAIFGLIICGYPITLLYGEKYTTSYFIFCILMIGQIVNVLSGCVATILNMAGFEKTTCFAFYIALAINITLGIIFTIYWGVYGLAIASSLSMIYWNIHLLYKVVTNIKINPTIFII from the coding sequence TTGATAAACAAAATCCGCTCTAATCACATTTTATCAAAATCATTACAAACAATGATAGTACAAGCTCTAGGCCAAGGGTGTGCTTTTATCACAGCTATACTATTAGCTCGCCACCTTAGCATAAATGACTATGGTTACTACATATTTGGTGTAACAGTTGCAACTATCTTAGCAGTAATTGCCACAATGGGTGGTGGTGGTATACTTGCTCGCACATGGGGCAAATCTGATTTAAAAGATATTTTTGAAAGAAATAAAGAAACATATCTTGTACAAAACTGGTATTTCAAAAGAGGATTTGCCTTTGTCGTTATAGCTATAGCTGTCATAATTTTTTATAATTACTCTGAAAACAATGATAATTCTATAGAAAATTTTGCTCTACTATTTGCAGTACCATTTTTTATGGCAAATATCTTTCAGTCTTTTTTTGTAGCTAGAAGAGTTGTTGTTGTTGCAAATCTTTTACAACTTGGCCTACGAATCATTATGCTTTTGCTAACTGTTGCTTTTATGTTTCTGCATATGAGAAATACTGCTTTGCTAGTAGGTAGCATGATGATTTTTATGACAATTTACACCTCAACAATATGGCTTATAAAAACATCTAAGTATTCATTCGAAAGCTCAAAACCTGTTGGAAGCAACCTATCTTTCGCACTAATGCAGTGGGGACTGTTACTATTATCACAAGTAGATATTATAATACTTAAAGGTCTATCATCGCCATCCAGTGTTGCATTATATGGTGTCGCTCTACAACTAGGGGCACTTGTTAGCTTTGTACTAAATGCAGTTAATTCAAATGTTTTATCACAAATCGCAGATGATTATAAAAACTGCTCTAGAGATGAGTTTCAAAAGAAAATCACATCATATACAAAGATTATTTTTCTCCTATCTATTATTGCTATATTTGGCTTAATTATTTGTGGTTATCCAATAACTCTTCTTTATGGTGAGAAATATACAACTTCATATTTCATATTCTGTATTCTAATGATCGGACAAATAGTAAATGTATTATCAGGCTGTGTCGCTACAATTCTAAATATGGCTGGCTTTGAGAAAACAACATGCTTTGCTTTTTATATAGCATTAGCAATAAATATAACTTTAGGGATAATATTTACTATTTATTGGGGAGTATATGGACTTGCTATTGCATCAAGTCTATCAATGATATATTGGAATATTCATCTTCTTTACAAAGTAGTTACTAATATAAAGATCAATCCAACAATATTTATAATTTAA
- a CDS encoding ROK family protein — MYLAGIEAGGTKFFTTIGDMDGNVIERHRTDTTTPEQTMAEVLEILKNYQSKYDIKAIGLACFGPIDINNKSKTYGYITNTPKIAWQNFDIVSSIRSIYDGPIGFNTDVNAAAICEQLWGCAQDLENLLYLTVGTGVGGGVICNNKLVQGAMHPEIGHLFIPQNPEDTFEGCCPFHGTCIEGLASGTAINKRWKIAHAGALNDDHIAWVFEAEYLAKALVNYICSFSPEKVILGGGVMHKTILFDMIRKNVTRYLNNYFDYPALKDMDNFIVPASFGDNTGVKGSLALALETYNCSI; from the coding sequence ATGTATTTAGCGGGTATAGAAGCAGGTGGAACCAAGTTTTTTACAACTATTGGTGATATGGATGGAAATGTAATCGAACGTCATCGTACAGATACTACAACACCAGAACAAACTATGGCTGAAGTCCTAGAAATTCTAAAAAACTATCAAAGCAAATACGATATAAAAGCTATTGGCTTAGCATGCTTTGGCCCAATTGATATTAATAACAAGTCTAAAACTTATGGCTATATCACTAATACACCTAAAATAGCTTGGCAAAACTTTGATATTGTTAGCTCTATAAGATCTATATATGATGGCCCTATAGGATTTAATACAGATGTAAATGCTGCTGCTATTTGTGAACAACTTTGGGGTTGTGCTCAAGACTTAGAAAATCTACTTTACTTAACAGTTGGTACAGGTGTTGGTGGAGGTGTTATATGTAATAACAAATTAGTTCAAGGAGCTATGCATCCTGAAATTGGTCATTTGTTTATCCCTCAAAATCCTGAAGATACATTTGAAGGTTGCTGCCCTTTTCATGGTACATGTATAGAAGGCTTAGCCTCTGGTACTGCAATAAATAAAAGATGGAAGATTGCACATGCTGGAGCTCTAAATGATGATCACATTGCATGGGTATTTGAAGCAGAATATCTTGCAAAAGCTTTGGTAAATTATATATGCTCCTTTTCTCCTGAAAAAGTTATTTTAGGTGGCGGTGTAATGCATAAAACTATTCTTTTTGATATGATTCGTAAAAATGTTACCAGATACTTAAATAACTATTTTGATTATCCAGCTTTAAAAGATATGGATAACTTCATCGTACCCGCATCTTTTGGTGATAATACTGGTGTTAAAGGTTCCTTAGCTTTAGCACTAGAAACTTACAACTGTTCAATTTAG